A part of Nerophis lumbriciformis linkage group LG25, RoL_Nlum_v2.1, whole genome shotgun sequence genomic DNA contains:
- the dla gene encoding delta-like protein A — MMYLLKMLLGLAVASMLLSQGLCSGVFELKLQEFLNKKGVQGNKNCCGRGSPASSFQQCECQTFFRVCLKHYQPNASPEPPCTYGGAVTPVLGSNSFQVPDVVPESSFSNPIRINFGFTWPGTFSLIIEALHTDQRDDLSTENPDRVISTMTTQRHLTVGEDWSQDLHTAGRTELKYSYRFVCDEHYYGDGCSVFCRPRDDAFGHFTCGERGEITCDAGWKGQYCTEPICLPGCDDEHGFCEKPGECKCRVGFKGRYCDECIRYPGCLHGTCQQPWQCNCQEGWGGLFCNQDLNYCTHHKPCMNGATCSNTGQGSYTCSCRPGFTGASCELQVNECTGNPCRNGGSCADLENTYTCTCPHGFYGNNCELSAMTCADGPCSNGGRCSDNPEGGYFCQCPTGYAGFNCEKKIDHCTSSPCSNGARCVDLVNSYLCQCPDGFTGMNCDHTGDECSMYPCQNGGTCEEGVNGYTCTCPPGYTGRNCSSPISRCEHNPCHNGATCHERNNRYVCACVPGYGGRNCQFLLPEHAAIRGSEVPWMAVGSGVALVLLLLAGCAVLVGFFRSKSQRDGPVEVVGDGETINNITNNCQRGDWDLGISVVPTPGVKNINKKMDLCSSDPDEGTSPDRRSYKSRQPPADYNLVQEVNHEQAAKDAMLEASSSDSFEFEEKHSKRLKCDASEKSSPETSACADNKYKSVFVMSEEKDECIIATEV, encoded by the exons atgaTGTATTTATTGAAGATGCTGCTGGGCCTGGCTGTGGCGTCCATGTTGTTGAGTCAG GGTTTGTGCTCGGGTGTGTTCGAGTTGAAGCTGCAGGAGTTCCTCAACAAGAAGGGCGTGCAGGGCAACAAGAACTGCTGCGGGCGGGGGTCACCCGCCTCCTCCTTCCAGCAGTGCGAGTGTCAGACCTTCTTCCGGGTGTGCCTCAAGCACTACCAGCCCAACGCCTCCCCGGAGCCCCCCTGCACGTACGGGGGCGCCGTGACCCCCGTGCTGGGCTCCAACTCCTTCCAGGTCCCCGACGTGGTGCCGGAGAGCTCCTTCAGCAACCCCATCAGGATCAATTTCGGCTTCACGTGGCCG GGGACCTTCTCGCTCATCATCGAAGCTCTGCACACGGACCAGAGAGACGACCTGTCCACAG AGAACCCAGACCGGGTGATCAGCACCATGACCACGCAGAGGCACCTCACGGTGGGGGAGGACTGGTCCCAGGACCTCCACACGGCGGGCAGGACCGAGCTGAAGTACTCGTATCGGTTCGTGTGCGACGAGCACTACTACGGGGACGGCTGCTCCGTCTTCTGCCGGCCCAGGGACGACGCTTTCGGACACTTCACCTGCGGCGAGCGCGGGGAGATCACCTGCGACGCCGGATGGAAGGGACAGTACTGCACCGAAC CCATCTGCCTGCCGGGCTGCGACGACGAGCACGGCTTCTGCGAGAAACCCGGAGAGTGCAA GTGCCGCGTGGGCTTCAAGGGGCGCTACTGCGACGAGTGCATCCGCTACCCGGGCTGCCTCCACGGCACCTGCCAGCAGCCCTGGCAGTGCAACTGTCAGGAGGGCTGGGGGGGGCTGTTCTGCAACCAAG ACCTCAACTACTGTACTCACCACAAGCCGTGCATGAATGGCGCCACCTGTAGCAACACGGGTCAGGGCAGCTACACCTGCTCCTGCAGGCCCGGCTTCACCGGCGCCAGCTGCGAGTTACAAGTCAACGAATGCACCGGAAACCCGTGCCGAAACGGCGGGAGCTGTGCC GACCTGGAGAACACCTACACCTGCACGTGTCCTCATGGTTTCTACGGCAACAACTGTGAACTGAGCGCAATGACGTGCGCAGACGGTCCGTGTTCCAACGGCGGCCGCTGCAGTGACAACCCCGAGGGTGGTTACTTCTGCCAGTGCCCCACCGGCTACGCGGGCTTCAACTGCGAGAAGAAGATCGACCACTGCACCTCCAGTCCTTGCTCAAACG GTGCTCGCTGCGTGGACCTGGTCAACTCGTACCTGTGCCAGTGTCCTGACGGCTTCACGGGCATGAACTGCGACCACACCGGTGACGAGTGCTCCATGTACCCTTGCCAGAATGGCGGTACCTGCGAGGAAGGAGTCAACGGCTACACCTGTACTTGCCCGCCGGGATACACGGGTCGCAACTGCAGCTCGCCCATCAGCCGCTGCGAGCACAACCCGTGCCACAATGGCGCCACCTGCCATGAGAGGAACAACCGCTATGTCTGTGCTTGCGTCCCGGGCTACGGAGGACGGAACTGCCAGTTCCTGCTACCGGAACACGCCGCCATCCGTGGCTCTGAGGTACCTTGGATGGCTGTGGGCTCCGGCGTGGCCCTGGTGCTTCTGCTGCTGGCGGGATGCGCCGTGCTGGTCGGGTTCTTCCGATCCAAATCGCAGCGCGATGGTCCGGTAGAAGTTGTCGGCGATGGGGAAACGATCAACAACATCACCAACAATTGTCAACGGGGCGACTGGGACCTAGGGATCAGCGTCGTGCCAACGCCAGGCGTCAAAAATATCAACAAGAAGATGGACTTGTGCAGTAGTGACCCAGACGAGGGAACTTCCCCCGACAGGAGGAGCTACAAGAGCCGGCAACCGCCAGCCGACTACAACCTGGTACAGGAGGTCAACCATGAGCAGGCCGCCAAGGACGCCATGTTGGAGGCCTCCTCCTCGGACTCCTTTGAGTTCGAGGAGAAACACAGCAAGCGTTTAAAATG CGACGCATCGGAAAAGAGTAGCCCAGAAACGTCTGCATGTGCGGACAACAAGTACAAATCTGTGTTTGTCATGTCGGAGGAGAAGGACGAATGTATTATTGCAACTGAG GTGTAA